TTGTAGTTTTGATAGCTCAAGAATTTCATTTATAAGATTATTTAAGTGGTCGGCCTCAATCATGATTGAGTAGGCATATTCTTTAATTTGGTCTTTGTTTAATATGTCATCATATATAGCTTCAGCATAACTTTTTATGATGCTCAGCGGAGTTCTCAATTCATGAGTTGTATTTGCTATAAAGTCCCTCCTTAGCTTTTCGGTTTTAGAAAGATTTTGAGCCATATATGTGATTGTTTTTGCAAGCTCACCAATTTCATCTTTGTTTTTAACATCAATTTTAACGTTATAATCTCCCTTTGCTATAGCTTTGGCAGCATCAATGATTTTAAGAATGGGTTTTGTAAATAAACTGCTAAGCGCATATGCACCAATGATTGATGCCAAAAGAGCAGCAATAAAAAGGATAAAGATTTGATTTTTGACATTTCTCACGTCATTTTGTATGTCATGCAAAGGTGTATGAATAAATATTGCCGCTATGATCTTATTATTGTTAATTATAGGCATTCCTAAGGTGATTAATGTACTTCCTTGAAATGTTTTTTGGTCTGTCCGGTAGATAGTTTTTCCTGATAAAACATCTAAAATTGTTTGTCTTTCAATATTCCTTGTTCTTCCAAACATGAACCTACCATGAGATTCTATCAAACTGCCGTTTGAATCATATATTGATACCCTGCCATTTATAATATTAGCTATATTATTTGCTTCACTTGAATAATCAAGGTTATTCTTGAATTTATTAGAAATGTCTTTTGCATATTGAATCATTTTATTTTTTAGATTAGCTTTAAAACTGCTTGTTATAATATTACCTTGTAGAAAAAAATTCAAACCTAACATACAAAATAGCAAAATAGTAGTATAAATCAATAGTTTAAAACTTATCCTTCTCATTTTTTCACCTCAAACTTATATCCATAACCTCTTACTGTTTTAATGTAATCTCTGAGATCTCCGAGCTTCTCTC
This Caldicellulosiruptor changbaiensis DNA region includes the following protein-coding sequences:
- a CDS encoding sensor histidine kinase, producing the protein MRRISFKLLIYTTILLFCMLGLNFFLQGNIITSSFKANLKNKMIQYAKDISNKFKNNLDYSSEANNIANIINGRVSIYDSNGSLIESHGRFMFGRTRNIERQTILDVLSGKTIYRTDQKTFQGSTLITLGMPIINNNKIIAAIFIHTPLHDIQNDVRNVKNQIFILFIAALLASIIGAYALSSLFTKPILKIIDAAKAIAKGDYNVKIDVKNKDEIGELAKTITYMAQNLSKTEKLRRDFIANTTHELRTPLSIIKSYAEAIYDDILNKDQIKEYAYSIMIEADHLNNLINEILELSKLQSGTIQLNIQPINLKSLFNEIISEVNIIKGNRKFWPFEDDIVTKADSKLLKRAFSNIIINAIHHTNDTGNVYIKVEKENDYIKVSIKDDGEGIDEADLPYIFNRFYSKSAKKGIGGLGLSIAKEIIQMHNGEISVFSKKGEGAEFIVKLKS